The following coding sequences are from one Arcobacter sp. CECT 8986 window:
- the ftsH gene encoding ATP-dependent zinc metalloprotease FtsH: protein MANKPENNNDNGKGNNFFNNNPLLVFVLFSIVTIFAFKALFPENELSNTGNANIAAYGKTKHKTIPYSELKGLIANGKVEYVGIGNTQIKAVSKQNSADGITTYTARRVVPDNTLIPTLEKNNIEYGGINEDNLLADILFGWVLPIFIFFAIWMFLARRMSKSMGGGSGGILGIGSSKKMINSEKPKVKFEDMAGNKEAKEEVQEVVDFLSNPDRYVKLGAQIPKGVLLVGPPGTGKTLLAKAVAGEADVQFLSVSGSAFIEMFVGVGASRVRDLFEQAKKVAPAIIFIDEIDAIGKSRASGGPMGGNDEREQTLNQLLAEMDGFSTESAPVIVLAATNRPEVLDPALLRPGRFDRQVLVDKPDYEGRIEILKVHIKGVTLGNDVDLEEVAKMTAGLAGADLANIINEAALLAGRANKDEVTYDDFKEAVERQIAGLEKKSRRISPKERRIVAYHESGHALIAEVTKGANKVNKVSIVPRGLAALGYTLNTPEENKYLMQKHELIAEVDTLLGGRAAEEVFIGEISTGAGNDLERATDIIKSMASVYGMSDIAGLMVLEKRQNQFLGGQTQKDFSDDMAKNLDDYVKNVLNERYEIVKQELRDNSEAIEQMTAELLDIEVISGQRVREIIIENGGEVFEEEDLHSDPIEKKDKTTTEEPKEDEPLSSDENSSENINEEDSKKD, encoded by the coding sequence ATGGCTAACAAACCAGAAAACAATAATGATAATGGCAAGGGGAATAATTTTTTTAATAATAATCCATTATTAGTATTTGTTCTTTTCTCTATTGTAACAATATTTGCTTTTAAAGCACTATTTCCTGAAAATGAGTTATCAAATACAGGTAATGCAAATATTGCAGCTTATGGAAAAACAAAACATAAAACAATTCCATATTCAGAACTAAAAGGCTTAATTGCTAATGGTAAAGTTGAATATGTAGGAATTGGAAATACACAAATAAAAGCAGTATCAAAACAAAATTCTGCTGATGGAATTACAACATATACAGCAAGAAGAGTAGTTCCAGATAATACATTAATTCCAACACTTGAAAAAAACAATATTGAGTATGGTGGAATTAACGAAGATAATTTATTAGCAGATATTTTATTTGGTTGGGTTTTACCAATATTTATATTTTTTGCTATTTGGATGTTCTTAGCAAGAAGAATGTCAAAATCAATGGGTGGAGGTTCAGGAGGAATTCTTGGAATTGGAAGCTCTAAAAAAATGATTAATTCAGAAAAGCCAAAAGTAAAATTTGAAGATATGGCTGGGAATAAAGAAGCAAAAGAAGAAGTACAAGAAGTTGTTGATTTCTTAAGTAACCCAGACAGATATGTTAAATTAGGTGCACAAATTCCAAAAGGTGTATTATTAGTTGGACCTCCAGGTACAGGTAAAACACTATTAGCAAAAGCAGTTGCTGGTGAAGCAGATGTACAATTTTTATCTGTTTCTGGTTCTGCATTTATTGAGATGTTTGTTGGTGTTGGTGCAAGTAGAGTTAGAGATTTATTTGAACAAGCGAAAAAAGTTGCACCTGCAATTATTTTTATTGATGAAATTGATGCAATTGGTAAAAGTAGAGCAAGTGGTGGACCAATGGGTGGAAATGATGAGAGAGAACAAACTCTAAATCAGCTTTTAGCTGAAATGGATGGATTCTCAACTGAGTCTGCACCTGTAATTGTATTAGCTGCAACAAATAGACCAGAAGTACTTGACCCTGCATTATTAAGACCAGGAAGATTTGATAGACAAGTTTTAGTTGATAAACCAGATTATGAAGGAAGAATTGAAATTCTTAAAGTTCATATTAAAGGTGTAACTCTTGGAAATGATGTTGATTTAGAAGAAGTTGCAAAAATGACAGCAGGACTTGCTGGTGCAGATTTAGCAAATATTATTAATGAAGCAGCATTACTTGCAGGTAGAGCAAACAAAGATGAAGTAACTTATGATGATTTCAAAGAAGCAGTTGAAAGACAAATTGCTGGACTTGAAAAGAAATCAAGAAGAATCTCTCCAAAAGAGAGAAGAATTGTTGCTTATCATGAATCAGGTCATGCACTTATTGCAGAAGTTACAAAAGGTGCAAATAAAGTAAATAAAGTATCTATTGTTCCAAGAGGTCTTGCAGCATTAGGATATACTTTAAATACTCCAGAAGAGAATAAATATTTAATGCAAAAACATGAACTTATTGCAGAAGTAGATACACTTCTTGGTGGTAGAGCTGCTGAAGAGGTATTTATTGGAGAGATAAGTACAGGTGCAGGAAATGACTTAGAAAGAGCTACTGATATTATTAAATCAATGGCTTCTGTTTATGGTATGAGTGATATTGCTGGACTTATGGTTTTAGAAAAAAGACAAAACCAATTCTTAGGTGGGCAAACACAAAAAGATTTCTCTGATGATATGGCTAAAAACCTTGATGATTATGTTAAAAATGTTTTAAATGAAAGATATGAAATAGTTAAACAAGAGTTAAGAGATAACAGCGAAGCTATTGAGCAAATGACTGCTGAATTACTTGATATTGAAGTTATTTCTGGTCAAAGAGTAAGAGAAATTATCATTGAAAATGGCGGAGAAGTTTTTGAAGAAGAAGACTTACACTCTGATCCAATAGAAAAAAAAGATAA
- a CDS encoding 50S ribosomal protein L11 methyltransferase: MSEYYYELTIKPATHYEQFLELLEVLTNNAIEELDGTLIARSEDDLTNVEFGINEFAKRLGTSCETSCVKKENQDWIRNYQQSVKSAEIGKFYIRPSWEEKKEGSIDIIIDPALSFGSGHHETTSSCILAIEQFVKEKSTVLDVGCGSGILSIAAAKLDCVVDICDTDDVCIKDTKENFKLNSVNFNDSWIGSANNAKKKYDVVIANIVADVLVMIHKDLKKCLNDDGILIVSGILDKHLDRVLRKFEDLNKLEVIHKNEWVTIVFSK, encoded by the coding sequence TTGTCTGAATATTATTATGAATTAACTATAAAACCCGCAACACACTACGAACAATTTCTAGAGTTATTAGAAGTTTTAACAAATAATGCAATAGAAGAGTTAGATGGAACACTTATTGCTAGAAGTGAAGATGATTTAACTAATGTAGAGTTTGGAATAAATGAATTTGCAAAAAGATTAGGCACTTCTTGTGAAACATCTTGTGTTAAAAAAGAGAATCAAGATTGGATTAGAAATTACCAACAAAGTGTAAAATCAGCAGAGATTGGAAAATTTTATATTAGACCTTCTTGGGAAGAGAAAAAAGAAGGTAGTATTGATATAATAATAGATCCAGCACTATCTTTTGGTTCAGGACATCATGAAACTACATCTTCTTGTATTTTAGCAATAGAGCAATTTGTAAAAGAGAAATCTACAGTTTTAGATGTGGGATGTGGAAGTGGTATTTTATCAATTGCTGCTGCAAAACTAGATTGTGTAGTAGATATTTGTGATACAGATGATGTTTGTATAAAAGATACTAAAGAAAACTTTAAATTAAACAGTGTAAACTTTAATGATAGCTGGATTGGTTCAGCAAACAATGCGAAGAAAAAATATGATGTAGTAATAGCAAATATTGTTGCAGACGTATTAGTTATGATTCATAAAGATTTAAAAAAATGCTTAAATGATGATGGTATATTAATAGTATCAGGTATCTTAGATAAACATCTAGATAGGGTTTTACGAAAATTTGAAGATTTAAATAAATTAGAAGTTATTCATAAAAATGAGTGGGTAACTATAGTATTTTCTAAATAA
- a CDS encoding tRNA dihydrouridine synthase — protein MKEKLDFSQPLMVLAPLAGYTDLPFRTVVKKFGADLTISEMISSNALVYKSEKTLKMIEKSPSEDPYFVQIAGNKPELVRDAVLLLNEIDGIDGIDLNCGCPAPKVFNHGSGSNLLGDLNKLEEILSTVKKYSKKQYTSAKVRLGVNEKIPVEIGKAVEACGVDFVSVHGRTRAGKYKAPVDYDAIKAMKEAVSIPVIANGDIKDFAKAKEVLEYTKANGIMIGRGAIGKPWVFYQLKHGIEDISDEKKKEIILEHYDAVIKFHGEHGAIMFRKLLHSYSKGYQGANEFRDIINRVSDINIMRDMIENFF, from the coding sequence ATGAAAGAGAAATTAGATTTTAGCCAACCCTTAATGGTGTTGGCTCCACTTGCAGGTTATACAGATTTACCTTTTAGAACTGTTGTTAAAAAATTTGGTGCTGATTTAACAATTTCAGAAATGATATCTTCAAATGCTTTAGTTTATAAATCAGAAAAAACTTTAAAAATGATAGAAAAATCTCCTAGTGAAGATCCTTATTTTGTGCAAATTGCAGGAAATAAACCTGAGCTTGTTAGAGATGCTGTATTGCTTTTAAATGAAATTGATGGAATTGATGGAATTGATTTAAATTGTGGTTGTCCCGCTCCCAAAGTTTTTAATCATGGTTCTGGTTCTAATCTTTTAGGTGATTTAAATAAATTAGAAGAGATTCTTTCAACAGTTAAAAAATATTCAAAAAAACAGTATACAAGTGCGAAAGTAAGACTTGGTGTAAATGAAAAAATTCCTGTTGAAATAGGAAAAGCAGTTGAAGCTTGTGGTGTAGATTTTGTATCTGTTCATGGTAGGACTAGAGCAGGTAAATATAAAGCTCCTGTTGATTATGATGCAATTAAAGCTATGAAAGAAGCTGTATCAATTCCTGTTATTGCTAATGGAGATATAAAAGATTTTGCAAAAGCAAAAGAGGTTTTAGAATATACAAAAGCAAATGGTATAATGATTGGTCGAGGAGCAATTGGAAAACCATGGGTTTTTTATCAACTAAAACATGGAATAGAAGATATTTCAGATGAAAAGAAAAAAGAGATAATACTTGAACATTATGATGCAGTAATTAAATTTCATGGTGAACATGGTGCAATAATGTTTAGAAAACTACTTCACTCTTACTCTAAAGGTTATCAAGGTGCTAACGAATTTAGAGATATAATTAATCGTGTTTCTGATATCAATATTATGAGAGATATGATTGAAAACTTTTTTTAA
- the dksA gene encoding RNA polymerase-binding protein DksA, whose amino-acid sequence MANTKQIEELRQALLTRQELITKNIEGSRNNISSMQGIECNDDYDYAEISSDSFKEGIIANQQLKELKEIEDALKRIKEGTYGICEMCDEAIAIGRLRAKPFAKFCTPCREIYEVERQ is encoded by the coding sequence GTGGCAAATACAAAACAAATTGAGGAGCTGAGGCAAGCTTTATTAACTAGACAAGAGTTGATTACTAAAAATATTGAAGGTAGTCGAAATAATATTAGCTCAATGCAAGGTATTGAGTGTAATGATGATTATGATTATGCTGAGATTTCAAGCGATAGTTTTAAAGAGGGGATTATTGCTAATCAACAGCTAAAAGAGTTAAAAGAGATAGAAGATGCCTTAAAAAGAATCAAAGAAGGCACTTATGGAATTTGTGAAATGTGTGATGAGGCAATTGCAATTGGTAGATTAAGAGCAAAACCATTTGCAAAATTTTGTACACCTTGTAGAGAAATATACGAGGTAGAGCGACAATAA
- a CDS encoding 23S rRNA (pseudouridine(1915)-N(3))-methyltransferase RlmH: protein MKINIYAIMKASNDEFEKLTKEFIKMSSKYANVEAHYIFNKKISKAQTINEDDAKKSYSEVYEPFLKNSSLNIALDVLGKKVDSFKFANFFHENSEINFFIGGAYGFERQFLTKCDKIISLSELTMAHKVAHLVLMEQIFRGLCIKNNHPYHK from the coding sequence ATGAAAATTAATATTTATGCAATTATGAAAGCTTCAAATGATGAGTTTGAGAAGTTAACAAAAGAGTTTATAAAAATGAGTTCAAAATATGCAAATGTTGAAGCTCATTATATTTTTAATAAAAAAATATCAAAAGCTCAAACAATAAATGAAGATGATGCAAAAAAATCATATAGTGAAGTTTATGAACCATTTTTGAAAAATTCTAGCTTAAATATTGCGTTGGATGTATTAGGAAAAAAAGTTGATAGTTTTAAATTTGCTAATTTTTTTCATGAAAATTCAGAAATTAATTTTTTTATAGGTGGTGCGTATGGTTTTGAAAGGCAGTTTTTAACTAAATGTGATAAAATAATAAGTCTAAGTGAATTAACAATGGCTCATAAGGTTGCACATTTAGTTTTGATGGAACAAATATTTAGAGGTTTGTGCATAAAAAACAATCATCCTTATCATAAATAA
- a CDS encoding thiamine phosphate synthase yields the protein MNKTKLESLLDINLKDSFNNLYVLCDYETLQKKQISLEKFVLLCQKYDVKLIQYRDKINSNSTQIINLNYLKQNLNIPIIINDKIELIDYADGLHLGQEDILKYHQDKKIAVKLVRAKIKNKLLGLSTHNEIEILQANELELDMIGLGAYKATQTKNVPNLLGDNIIYLAKISKHPVCAIGGVKIEDKIPNVQFNVVGSAFYEN from the coding sequence ATGAATAAAACAAAATTAGAGAGTCTTTTAGATATAAATTTAAAAGACTCTTTTAATAATTTATATGTACTTTGTGATTATGAAACTCTTCAAAAAAAACAGATATCTTTAGAAAAATTTGTGCTTTTATGCCAAAAATATGATGTGAAATTAATTCAATATCGTGATAAAATTAATTCTAATTCAACTCAAATTATAAATTTAAACTATTTAAAACAAAATCTAAATATTCCAATTATTATAAATGACAAAATAGAATTAATAGACTATGCAGATGGTTTACACTTAGGTCAAGAAGATATTTTAAAATATCACCAAGATAAAAAAATTGCAGTTAAATTAGTACGAGCAAAAATTAAAAATAAACTTTTGGGATTATCAACTCACAATGAAATAGAGATTTTGCAAGCAAATGAATTAGAACTTGATATGATAGGATTGGGAGCTTATAAAGCAACACAAACAAAAAATGTTCCAAATTTATTAGGTGATAATATTATATATTTAGCAAAAATTTCAAAACATCCAGTTTGTGCAATTGGTGGAGTAAAAATTGAAGATAAAATACCAAATGTACAATTTAATGTAGTAGGAAGTGCTTTTTATGAAAATTAA
- the accD gene encoding acetyl-CoA carboxylase, carboxyltransferase subunit beta produces the protein MDLKNLFSKISFERKEQPTKKDAPSHWVKCPECHALMFFKEVENQDNICPKCNFHMRIGAKRRLEILTDKDSFIEYDADLRPVDPLNFVDKKSYKKRLEEAKNKTGRTSSVVSGECTINAKPVQIVVFDFAFMGGSLGSVEGEKIVRAVNRAIEKDQGLIIISASGGARMQESTFSLMQMAKTSAALKKLDAHGLPYISILTDPTMGGVSASFAFLGDIIIAEPGALIGFAGQRVIKQTIGADLPEGFQRAEFLLEKGLIDMVVNRSNMKKTLSDLLTMFYKDANQAS, from the coding sequence ATGGATTTGAAAAACTTATTTAGCAAAATATCATTTGAACGAAAAGAGCAACCAACTAAAAAAGATGCTCCATCTCACTGGGTAAAATGCCCTGAGTGTCATGCTTTAATGTTTTTTAAAGAGGTAGAGAATCAAGATAATATTTGCCCTAAATGTAATTTTCACATGAGAATAGGAGCAAAAAGAAGATTAGAAATATTAACAGACAAAGACTCTTTTATTGAATATGATGCTGATTTAAGGCCAGTAGATCCATTAAATTTTGTTGATAAAAAATCTTATAAAAAAAGATTAGAAGAAGCAAAAAATAAGACTGGAAGAACATCTTCTGTTGTAAGTGGTGAATGTACAATAAACGCTAAACCTGTTCAAATTGTAGTATTTGATTTTGCATTTATGGGTGGAAGTTTAGGTTCTGTTGAAGGTGAAAAAATTGTAAGAGCTGTAAATAGAGCAATTGAAAAAGATCAAGGGCTTATTATTATTTCTGCTTCAGGTGGAGCAAGAATGCAAGAATCAACATTTTCATTAATGCAAATGGCAAAAACTTCTGCAGCACTTAAAAAATTAGATGCACATGGATTACCATATATTTCAATTTTAACTGACCCAACAATGGGTGGAGTTTCTGCATCTTTTGCATTTTTAGGTGATATTATAATTGCAGAACCAGGAGCATTAATTGGATTTGCTGGACAAAGAGTTATTAAGCAAACAATTGGTGCAGATTTACCAGAAGGTTTCCAAAGAGCAGAATTCTTACTTGAAAAAGGTTTAATTGATATGGTTGTAAATAGATCAAATATGAAAAAAACTTTAAGTGATTTATTAACAATGTTCTATAAAGATGCAAACCAAGCTAGCTAA
- the metK gene encoding methionine adenosyltransferase → MENKKQYLFTSEVVSPGHPDKCADIIADTIVDKLIIADKNSRVASEVFVAGKNVVIGGEVKSTCNLTDEEYETLVKEALAKIGYDGKSSFTKEQCLHPDDVKVQVLLNQQSPDISQGVDQSTGDIGAGDQGIMFGFASTETTDLMPAAITYARMLCDKVYNYALNHKHKLGVDIKTQVTVDYGTKENFENCKPQKIHTIVVSAPSVEGMSIQEVRTLIQGLIDDTGLPTNVYDKDNTIIHINPTGRYVSHSSLHDSGLTGRKLIVDSFGGYAPIGGGAQSSKDYTKVDRSGLYAGRWLAKQIVGAGLAKKAVVQISYAIGVARPTSVSVDTMGTYTSVDDDTLSQFVMDNYPLTPRWITEKFGLDMPSAETFLYADVASRGQVGQSDYPWEKLDEIEKFKSIKK, encoded by the coding sequence ATGGAAAACAAAAAACAATATTTATTTACTTCAGAAGTAGTAAGTCCTGGACACCCAGATAAGTGTGCAGATATAATTGCAGATACTATTGTTGATAAATTAATAATTGCAGATAAAAATAGTAGAGTTGCATCTGAAGTATTTGTTGCTGGAAAAAATGTTGTAATTGGTGGAGAAGTAAAATCTACTTGCAACTTAACAGATGAAGAGTATGAAACATTAGTAAAAGAAGCTCTTGCAAAAATTGGTTATGATGGTAAATCATCTTTTACAAAAGAGCAATGTTTACATCCTGATGATGTAAAAGTTCAAGTGTTATTAAACCAACAAAGTCCTGATATTTCTCAAGGAGTTGATCAATCAACTGGAGATATTGGTGCTGGAGATCAAGGTATTATGTTCGGATTTGCTTCAACTGAAACAACAGATTTAATGCCTGCAGCGATTACTTATGCAAGAATGTTATGTGATAAAGTTTATAACTATGCGTTAAATCATAAACATAAACTTGGTGTTGATATTAAAACACAAGTTACAGTTGATTATGGTACAAAAGAGAATTTTGAAAATTGTAAGCCTCAAAAAATTCATACTATTGTTGTAAGTGCACCTTCTGTTGAAGGTATGTCAATCCAAGAAGTAAGAACATTAATCCAAGGATTAATTGATGATACTGGATTACCAACAAATGTTTATGATAAAGATAATACAATTATCCACATAAATCCAACAGGAAGATATGTATCTCACTCATCTTTACATGATAGTGGATTAACAGGTAGAAAATTAATTGTTGATTCATTTGGTGGATATGCACCTATTGGTGGTGGAGCACAAAGTTCTAAAGATTATACAAAAGTTGATAGAAGTGGACTTTATGCAGGAAGATGGTTAGCAAAACAAATTGTAGGTGCTGGACTTGCTAAAAAAGCAGTAGTTCAAATCTCTTATGCAATTGGTGTTGCAAGACCAACTTCTGTATCTGTTGATACAATGGGTACATATACAAGTGTAGATGATGATACATTATCTCAATTTGTAATGGATAATTATCCATTAACTCCAAGATGGATTACTGAAAAATTTGGACTTGATATGCCTTCTGCTGAAACATTCCTTTATGCAGATGTTGCAAGTAGAGGACAAGTTGGACAAAGTGATTACCCTTGGGAAAAACTTGACGAAATAGAAAAATTTAAAAGTATAAAAAAATAA
- the glmS gene encoding glutamine--fructose-6-phosphate transaminase (isomerizing), with the protein MCGIVGYIGNKNTTKILLDGLKELEYRGYDSAGLALVNENDIEVYKALGKLENLREKTKNILDEKFELGIGHTRWATHGKPTELNAHPHSGQYSYIVHNGIIENYKEIKDYLISQGDKFISQTDTEVIVHLFENINNKINDTKQAFKDTISQLKGAFSILLVTKADPGKIFFFKHGSPLIIAKGNEPQEILFGSSDAALIGLAQDAIYLEDGVGGIVSKDEIEIFSDNYVWSKLPNSKQFAQKNGYRFFMEKEIYEQSDVVSDCMLGRVKNNSINFDEIDDSILDGINEIKICACGTSYHASMAAAYLFERLSKVKCNVEVASEFRYKEPLLTKDTLFIVVSQSGETADTLEALKMAKNAGLKTLVICNVDNSSMTRVANATILTRAGIEKGVASTKAFSTQAIVLWMLSLYFAKIKNSISDDVIEQEINAIIQVPKVLIVDNKLHEKTRRLSKRYLHGHGFFFIGRDVFYPLALEGALKLKEISYLHAEGYPAGEMKHGPIALADPELFTIALMPKNTLYDKVKSNVEELSARDSTICSISPLEFELSDDFIKTNDRDHYMLEFFEMLVVLQLLSMEISVRLGNDVDMPRNLAKSVTVE; encoded by the coding sequence ATGTGTGGAATTGTAGGGTATATTGGTAATAAAAACACAACAAAAATTTTACTAGATGGTTTAAAAGAGCTTGAATATAGAGGATATGATTCAGCAGGATTAGCATTAGTAAATGAAAATGATATAGAAGTATATAAAGCTTTAGGAAAATTAGAAAACTTAAGAGAAAAAACTAAAAATATTTTAGATGAAAAATTTGAGTTAGGAATTGGACACACTAGATGGGCAACTCATGGTAAACCTACAGAACTAAACGCACACCCACACAGTGGACAATATTCATATATTGTACATAATGGAATTATTGAAAACTATAAAGAGATAAAAGATTATTTAATCTCACAAGGAGATAAATTTATCTCGCAAACTGATACAGAAGTAATAGTTCACTTATTTGAAAATATTAATAATAAAATTAATGATACAAAACAAGCTTTTAAAGATACAATATCGCAACTAAAAGGTGCTTTTTCTATACTTTTAGTTACAAAAGCAGACCCAGGAAAGATATTTTTCTTTAAACATGGAAGTCCTTTAATTATTGCAAAAGGAAATGAACCACAGGAGATTCTGTTTGGTTCTTCTGATGCTGCATTAATTGGATTAGCACAAGATGCAATCTATTTAGAAGATGGTGTTGGTGGTATTGTAAGTAAAGATGAAATAGAAATTTTTAGTGATAATTATGTTTGGAGTAAACTTCCAAACTCAAAACAATTTGCTCAAAAAAATGGATATAGATTTTTTATGGAAAAAGAGATTTATGAGCAAAGCGATGTTGTAAGTGATTGTATGCTTGGTAGAGTAAAAAACAACTCTATTAATTTTGATGAAATAGATGATTCTATACTAGATGGAATTAATGAAATCAAAATATGTGCATGTGGTACAAGTTATCACGCAAGTATGGCAGCTGCTTATTTATTTGAAAGATTAAGTAAAGTTAAATGTAACGTAGAAGTTGCAAGTGAATTTAGATATAAAGAACCACTATTAACAAAAGATACTCTTTTTATAGTTGTATCACAAAGTGGTGAAACAGCAGATACATTAGAAGCTTTAAAAATGGCAAAAAATGCTGGGCTTAAGACTTTAGTGATTTGTAATGTTGATAATTCATCTATGACAAGAGTTGCCAATGCAACAATTTTAACAAGAGCTGGAATAGAAAAAGGTGTTGCTTCAACAAAAGCTTTTTCAACTCAAGCTATTGTTTTATGGATGTTATCTTTATATTTTGCAAAAATAAAAAATAGTATATCTGATGATGTTATTGAACAAGAGATTAATGCTATTATTCAAGTTCCAAAAGTATTAATTGTAGATAATAAACTACATGAAAAAACAAGAAGATTATCTAAAAGATATCTTCATGGACATGGATTCTTTTTTATAGGAAGAGATGTATTTTATCCACTTGCACTTGAAGGTGCTTTAAAACTTAAAGAGATTTCATATTTACATGCTGAAGGTTATCCAGCAGGTGAGATGAAACATGGCCCAATAGCTTTAGCAGACCCAGAGTTGTTTACTATTGCATTGATGCCAAAAAATACTCTTTATGATAAAGTTAAATCAAATGTTGAAGAATTAAGTGCTAGAGATAGTACTATTTGCTCTATATCTCCACTTGAATTTGAGTTAAGTGATGATTTTATTAAGACTAATGATAGAGATCATTATATGCTTGAATTTTTTGAGATGTTAGTTGTATTACAACTACTATCTATGGAAATTTCTGTAAGATTAGGAAATGATGTAGATATGCCAAGAAATTTAGCTAAGTCTGTGACTGTAGAGTAA
- a CDS encoding inositol monophosphatase family protein, whose product MKKKLIKIIKEASKILVNGYYKDKEVHFKAKKDLVTKYDVAVENYLKEQFSKHFKQFNIIAEESDNKDLKFKDSIIIDPIDGTTNFVNGVPHTAISVGVYKNKKPFIGIVYNPILDELYYAKVNKGAYLNGKKIKVSKEKDFQKSLIATGFPYSNGSCQDDLNMVLKQMKNILPNCQDIRRLGSAALDLCYIARGTYEGYYEMNLKAWDVSAGIIILSEAGGKVTNEKGNKYKLFEDKYIVASNKKIHKFFIEQLNK is encoded by the coding sequence ATGAAAAAGAAATTAATAAAAATTATAAAAGAGGCTTCTAAAATATTAGTTAATGGTTATTATAAAGATAAAGAAGTTCATTTTAAAGCAAAAAAAGATTTAGTTACAAAATATGATGTGGCAGTTGAAAACTATTTAAAAGAGCAGTTTTCTAAACACTTTAAACAATTTAATATCATTGCAGAAGAGTCTGATAATAAAGATTTAAAATTTAAAGACTCAATAATTATTGATCCAATTGATGGAACTACAAATTTTGTAAATGGTGTTCCTCACACAGCAATTTCTGTTGGAGTTTATAAAAACAAAAAGCCTTTTATTGGTATTGTTTATAATCCAATTTTAGATGAGTTATATTATGCAAAAGTTAATAAAGGTGCATATTTAAATGGTAAGAAAATTAAAGTTTCTAAAGAGAAAGATTTTCAAAAGTCACTAATTGCTACTGGGTTTCCTTATTCAAATGGAAGTTGCCAAGACGATTTAAATATGGTACTAAAACAGATGAAAAATATATTACCAAATTGTCAAGATATTAGAAGATTAGGTTCTGCTGCACTTGATTTATGTTATATAGCAAGGGGAACTTATGAAGGTTATTATGAAATGAATTTAAAAGCATGGGATGTAAGTGCTGGTATTATTATCTTAAGTGAAGCTGGTGGAAAAGTTACAAATGAAAAGGGTAATAAATATAAATTATTTGAAGATAAATATATAGTAGCTTCTAATAAAAAAATCCATAAATTTTTTATTGAACAGCTAAATAAGTAG
- a CDS encoding YkgJ family cysteine cluster protein, with the protein MKTFEKIKSDTFYFDSCDGCEAKCCDGRYGSLFAQIILEDFKEVSEYFPILFIYGELGYLKPVILLTNGNSLCKYNKDFKCTIYENRPSICRNYPLSAHLDNSIYIDKSCPALQSNNGSKIIENEKILNDFNTYDFNNYQEKYINMHIYFDKFNKEENLKPIIFLNNVMFYSFRNSFDDYYINLQMNSLKNLDKYYNI; encoded by the coding sequence ATGAAAACTTTTGAAAAAATAAAATCTGATACTTTCTACTTTGATTCTTGTGATGGATGTGAAGCCAAATGTTGTGATGGAAGATATGGTTCTTTATTTGCTCAAATAATATTAGAAGATTTTAAAGAAGTTTCTGAATATTTTCCAATTTTATTTATTTATGGTGAATTAGGATATCTAAAACCCGTAATTTTATTGACAAATGGAAATTCACTTTGCAAATATAATAAAGATTTCAAATGTACAATATACGAGAACAGACCTTCAATTTGTAGAAACTATCCTTTAAGTGCTCATCTTGATAATTCAATTTATATTGATAAATCTTGCCCTGCTTTGCAATCTAATAATGGCTCAAAAATTATTGAAAATGAAAAAATATTAAATGATTTTAATACATATGATTTTAATAATTATCAAGAAAAATATATAAATATGCATATTTATTTTGACAAGTTTAATAAAGAAGAAAATCTAAAGCCAATTATTTTTTTAAATAATGTGATGTTTTATAGTTTCAGAAATAGTTTTGATGACTACTATATAAACCTACAAATGAACTCATTAAAAAACTTGGATAAGTACTACAATATTTAG